The following coding sequences are from one Eptesicus fuscus isolate TK198812 chromosome 7, DD_ASM_mEF_20220401, whole genome shotgun sequence window:
- the BIN2 gene encoding bridging integrator 2 isoform X2 codes for MAEGKAGGAAGLFAKQVQKKFSRAQEKVLQKLGKTVETKDERFEQSANNFYHQQAEGLKLYKELKNFLSAVKVMHESSKRVSETLQEIYSSEWDGHEELKAIVGNNDLLWEDYEEKLADQALRTMENYVAQFGEIKERIAKRGRKLVDYDSARHHLEAVQNAKKKDEAKIAKADEEFNKAQLVFEDLNQELLEELPVLYNSRIGCYVTIFQNISNLKDVFYREMSKLNHNLYEVMSKLEKQHSNKVFVVKGLSSSRRSLVISSPVRTSTVSSPPTSPTSPSTLSLSSERDSISASEEELTSDPAQGEDNSEMKEEPLKEKEIEKEEAEANSSEEEEPLPTCNGPTQAQPSPTQPTEGGESQEEVFPGSPDPSPGRALIPSEQPASLPEVVLRTRTSSEGSEQPKKRAPVQRTSAPPNRPPPPRARTSSGNIPSSPAASEQGSPTSPRASLGAGTPSPSSRATLEVSLDPQPPQKPVRTPEDREKENTDNLNPDLCTSPTSVIPQVFSESDKASKMEDKEEKNKLILADSPESQGLQLHASVVPEDSNVTAPERQEKVSTIQSAQL; via the exons GCAGAGGGCCTCAAGCTATACAAGGAGCTGAAGAACTTCCTTAGTGCAGTCAAAG TAATGCATGAAAGCTCAAAGAGAGTGTCAGAAACCCTGCAGGAGATCTACAGCAGTGAGTGGGACGGTCATGAGGAGCTGAAGGCCATTGTAGGG AATAATGATCTCCTTTGGGAAGACTATGAAGAGAAACTAGCTGACCAGGCTTTGAGGACCATGGAAAACTATGTAGCCCAGTTTGGTGAAATTAAG GAAAGAATTGCCAAGCGGGGTCGGAAACTCGTGGATTATGACAGTGCCCGACACCACCTGGAGGCGGTGCAGAATGCCAAGAAGAAAGATGAGGCCAAGATtgccaag GCAGATGAAGAGTTCAACAAAGCCCAGCTTGTGTTTGAAGATCTGAACCAGGAACTACTAGAGGAGCTACCTGTTCTTTATAACAG TCGTATTGGCTGTTATGTGACCATCTTTCAAAACATTTCCAACTTGAAGGACGTCTTCTACAGGGAGATGAGCAAG CTGAACCACAATCTCTACGAAGTGATGAGCAAACTGGAGAAGCAACATTCCAACAAAGtctttgtggtgaagggactatCAAG CAGCAGACGCTCTTTAGTCATCTCTTCCCCAGTTCGAACATCTACAGTCTCCAGCCCTCCTACCTCACCTACCAGTCCCTCTACACTTTCCTTGTCAAGTGAGAGGGACTCCATCTCAGCAAGTGAAGAAGAGCTAACATCGGATCCAGCTCAGGGAGAAGACAACTCTGAGATGAAAGAAGAGcccttaaaagaaaaggaaatagagaaagaagaGGCTGAAGCCAACTCCTCTGAGGAGGAAGAGCCTCTGCCAACCTGCAATGGCCCTACCCAGGCCCAGCCCTCTCCTACCCAGCCCACTGAGGGTGGCGAGTCCCAGGAGGAAGTTTTCCCTGGCTCCCCAGATCCATCCCCAGGCAGAGCCCTAATCCCTTCAGAACAGCCTGCATCTCTCCCAGAAGTTGTCCTCCGAACCCGAACCTCAAGTGAAGGGTCTGAACAACCAAAGAAGAGAGCCCCTGTCCAGAGGACCTCAGCACCCCCTAATAGGCCTCCTCCACCCAGAGCTAGAACCTCCTCTGGGAACATACCCTCCAGTCCTGCAGCCTCTGAACAGGGTTCACCCACCAGCCCCAGGGCCTCCTTGGGGGCTGGGACTCCAAGTCCTAGTTCTAGGGCCACTTTGGAGGTTTCTCTTGATCCACAGCCACCACAGAAGCCAGTAAGAACTCCTgaggacagagaaaaagaaaacaccgaCAATCTGAACCCAGATCTTTGTACTTCCCCCACCTCGGTGATCCCTCAG GTTTTTTCAGAATCTGACAAAGCAAGTAAGatggaagacaaagaagagaaaaataagcttATCTTGGCTGACTCCCCTGAG AGCCAAGGTCTCCAGCTTCATGCCTCTGTGGTTCCAGAAGACAGCAACGTCACAGCACCTGAGCGTCAAGAAAAG GTATCTACAATTCAAAGTGCACAACTCTGA
- the BIN2 gene encoding bridging integrator 2 isoform X1, translated as MAEGKAGGAAGLFAKQVQKKFSRAQEKVLQKLGKTVETKDERFEQSANNFYHQQAEGLKLYKELKNFLSAVKVMHESSKRVSETLQEIYSSEWDGHEELKAIVGNNDLLWEDYEEKLADQALRTMENYVAQFGEIKERIAKRGRKLVDYDSARHHLEAVQNAKKKDEAKIAKADEEFNKAQLVFEDLNQELLEELPVLYNSRIGCYVTIFQNISNLKDVFYREMSKLNHNLYEVMSKLEKQHSNKVFVVKGLSSSSRRSLVISSPVRTSTVSSPPTSPTSPSTLSLSSERDSISASEEELTSDPAQGEDNSEMKEEPLKEKEIEKEEAEANSSEEEEPLPTCNGPTQAQPSPTQPTEGGESQEEVFPGSPDPSPGRALIPSEQPASLPEVVLRTRTSSEGSEQPKKRAPVQRTSAPPNRPPPPRARTSSGNIPSSPAASEQGSPTSPRASLGAGTPSPSSRATLEVSLDPQPPQKPVRTPEDREKENTDNLNPDLCTSPTSVIPQVFSESDKASKMEDKEEKNKLILADSPESQGLQLHASVVPEDSNVTAPERQEKVSTIQSAQL; from the exons GCAGAGGGCCTCAAGCTATACAAGGAGCTGAAGAACTTCCTTAGTGCAGTCAAAG TAATGCATGAAAGCTCAAAGAGAGTGTCAGAAACCCTGCAGGAGATCTACAGCAGTGAGTGGGACGGTCATGAGGAGCTGAAGGCCATTGTAGGG AATAATGATCTCCTTTGGGAAGACTATGAAGAGAAACTAGCTGACCAGGCTTTGAGGACCATGGAAAACTATGTAGCCCAGTTTGGTGAAATTAAG GAAAGAATTGCCAAGCGGGGTCGGAAACTCGTGGATTATGACAGTGCCCGACACCACCTGGAGGCGGTGCAGAATGCCAAGAAGAAAGATGAGGCCAAGATtgccaag GCAGATGAAGAGTTCAACAAAGCCCAGCTTGTGTTTGAAGATCTGAACCAGGAACTACTAGAGGAGCTACCTGTTCTTTATAACAG TCGTATTGGCTGTTATGTGACCATCTTTCAAAACATTTCCAACTTGAAGGACGTCTTCTACAGGGAGATGAGCAAG CTGAACCACAATCTCTACGAAGTGATGAGCAAACTGGAGAAGCAACATTCCAACAAAGtctttgtggtgaagggactatCAAG CAGCAGCAGACGCTCTTTAGTCATCTCTTCCCCAGTTCGAACATCTACAGTCTCCAGCCCTCCTACCTCACCTACCAGTCCCTCTACACTTTCCTTGTCAAGTGAGAGGGACTCCATCTCAGCAAGTGAAGAAGAGCTAACATCGGATCCAGCTCAGGGAGAAGACAACTCTGAGATGAAAGAAGAGcccttaaaagaaaaggaaatagagaaagaagaGGCTGAAGCCAACTCCTCTGAGGAGGAAGAGCCTCTGCCAACCTGCAATGGCCCTACCCAGGCCCAGCCCTCTCCTACCCAGCCCACTGAGGGTGGCGAGTCCCAGGAGGAAGTTTTCCCTGGCTCCCCAGATCCATCCCCAGGCAGAGCCCTAATCCCTTCAGAACAGCCTGCATCTCTCCCAGAAGTTGTCCTCCGAACCCGAACCTCAAGTGAAGGGTCTGAACAACCAAAGAAGAGAGCCCCTGTCCAGAGGACCTCAGCACCCCCTAATAGGCCTCCTCCACCCAGAGCTAGAACCTCCTCTGGGAACATACCCTCCAGTCCTGCAGCCTCTGAACAGGGTTCACCCACCAGCCCCAGGGCCTCCTTGGGGGCTGGGACTCCAAGTCCTAGTTCTAGGGCCACTTTGGAGGTTTCTCTTGATCCACAGCCACCACAGAAGCCAGTAAGAACTCCTgaggacagagaaaaagaaaacaccgaCAATCTGAACCCAGATCTTTGTACTTCCCCCACCTCGGTGATCCCTCAG GTTTTTTCAGAATCTGACAAAGCAAGTAAGatggaagacaaagaagagaaaaataagcttATCTTGGCTGACTCCCCTGAG AGCCAAGGTCTCCAGCTTCATGCCTCTGTGGTTCCAGAAGACAGCAACGTCACAGCACCTGAGCGTCAAGAAAAG GTATCTACAATTCAAAGTGCACAACTCTGA